The stretch of DNA TGTCCCCAAATTTTGATCGAACTTAATGCCTCTGAGGGTGTAATGTCTGCGGATCATGGCAGTCTGTAGAGTTCAGAGACATCCTCGAATGGCAGCAGTCCTCCAGGATAAGATGCAACTAAACGCTACCTGAGGTCGATTTACTGGCGGGCTGATAATCATTCGGTTCGCAGAGATATCCACTGAGGATATAGAAACGACTGCATAGCTTTCGTAATAACGAGCCTGAGTACAGGGCGGAAACTGGGCTCGAAGGTTTTTGCTTGACGGAACTACCGGCATAGCTTAACACATTTCTTCCTGTAACTTCGAACCCCTAGTAGCTGCTCGTTTAAATTTGCCCACCATTGCCTTGAGCAGTTCTGACCCTTTGTGCTGGCCACCTGAAAAGTTTCTGTCGATCGAACGGGCAAGTATTGCTTCTCCTGAACCATCTTTTAATGCAATCCCTGCAGAAAACATGGTCGCAAGGCAGCTTTACTGCATTGCGAAACCGGTGGAAACAGATTGGACATTCCTCTTCGGGCGGTCTCTTCACTACACGAAGATGGTTGGCCAGGAAGGTGTCCTTACTCGGCAGGGCAGCCGCGTTTGCTCGAGAtgcaccgccaccaccggTATCTGCTCTTAATGCAGATGCTTGTGAAGGACGCCAATACTCAAAGGATATTGACGAATTCTGAGCATGGGTCCTCGCTGTTGCAGAGGAATTCGCCGTATTTTCTTCGTTGACTGGGAATGTCTGGTTGTATGACCACGCGTTGGATGCATCGACTTGTTGCTGAAGTATTGCTGCAACATTTTGGGGCATTTGAAGTGATTGGCCGCTCGAGAGCCCACTGATTGCAttgtgctgctgcggtgGCATTGGTAGTCCTGGTGGTGGCATTGCTGATCCCGTTGGCAGGTGGGACCATGTCGGCTGCGTGTTGTATGTGCTCATCTGTGTCGGATGCGGTTGAAGATAAGAGGGGGCGAAGCGTGGCACGGCCTCTACTGCTTGCCGGTCAAATACAGCGTACATTTGCATCCATAGCTCTCTGCGACGTGACTCGTCCATGGAATGTAAAGCCGGCTCTTCAAGACCTGTCTGCCATCGGAGCTGCCGCATATGCTGATGTGCAGCTGGTGGCACTGACGACTGATAATGACTGCCCTGGTAGTGATCTTGCTGGCTCTGGTGCGCAATCGGATTGTGAAGATTGCCATATTGATTGTTGGCAGTCATGGGTGTATTGCTTGGGTGCGACTGTACACCATGATGATAAGAAGGTGTTTCTTTGACCGCGGGCGGGCGAAGAAAATCATGGCCGCTGTTTGACGCGTTATTGCCGAAGTCGACCGCGGGTGTCGCCCCATTCGAGGCGCTGCTATCGTATGCGCTCAGGCTGAGTCCAGGCCGTGTCTGTTGCCAATTGTCTGTCGTAGAAAACGAAGGGTCATAAGTCTCGTGAAAGTCTGCTGGCGAATGTGAATACAGCGGCGTATGCGAACCCGCCGAAGTGGTCTGGCTTGGTGGTGCCATCTCGTTTGGCGACGGAACACTGGTCGACCCTTGCGGGACATGTGCTGTGTGTTGACAGGGACTCGGCAGACGCGGTGGACAGCAACTGCAATCGATGGTTTGGATGTGCCTGCATGTGAAGTACGCTTGGCAGTGGCGCCACATTTTGGTAAGAAAGAGCGTGCAGCGAGTCGGACCCTTGCGTTTCTAGGACGACGGTCAGCTTTTTGGACTTTTACGTCGTTTTGAGAGTCGATCACTAACGCGAAGACCGGCACCTCCAAATTCGTCTGCTCGTGCAGGCTGATTCGGACAGTCGTGTGAAGTATATCTGTAATGTGCTGGATCATGTGTGTCAGATCTCTTTCGTGCACAGAATTCTACCCGGATTTTGTAAAAGTCGCCTGTCTTCTTCGGTCGAACTGCTTTGACATACTTGATTGTCGCGGTGGAGCCTGCCAGAAAAAGAAAGTGTGCTTCTTAGGAATGATGGAGGATGAGCAGGACAGGAACCGATCAGATGCTCATAAACCGTCAAGAAGCTTTGCTTTCGGTAATGCATTTCGAGCTCGACCGCGGGGCTTTGCACGCGGCCTGCAAAGTCTTTCGGCTCTGTGCGGCGGTTTACTCGAGCACAATACACGTAGTCAGCTAAGTGCGACCAGAAACTCAGATTCTGTACCACTAGATAATTTGAACGATACCGTCCGCGCCGGCCAGAGTGGCTTGGGTGGTTCTATTGCTTGGGCGCTGTGCCGCCGATGCCGGGCTCCATATGAAGGGCATTTCTGTTACTCAGCTTGCACTTCGAGGCGAGGGGATGGACAGAGTCGGCTGGTGGAATCTTTGGGCCACATGCTCTGGTCCAGAAGACAAAGCGCACCACGAATGATCGGCGGACCTCAAGAAGCAGGTATGGCAATGCTCACGAGCGAAGTGAGCCTCATGAAAACGAACCCATCACATTCTCATGGCCTCAGAGCGGCTGAGGAGCCTACTGATATGCGGTCGTGGTCTGCTAGCACCGCTCGATGCGTCTGAGGTCTGGGCACGacgctgctctgctctcctTTGAGGAGCCCGGCCGGTTCCGGGTGGGCGGGTAGGCGAATAGAAGCACTTGCGAGACGTAGGCAATCTGAAGTGAGGTGAAGGCTGTACTGACATGTGCGATTCCGGGCCGTCCGAGAGCGAGTTGAGGCAAAGCTTTCGTCAGAAGATTGCCAGGTGTGAGTGTGAGGTTGTGCACGAGGCGACGTGAAGAAGGCGCGTGAGCACAGACCAGGCGTTCGACGGCAGGTTCCGCTGCGTCATTGTCGCGACCGCGACCACCTTCTTCTGTTCGCGACCGGCATTGTTCAGACACAACCTTCGACATCTTGCGCCCACGTCCGATCCAGCTCACGAAGACACCCCACACGCTTCTCACCATGGCGCAAGTGAAGCCGGAGATCAAGGTGGAGGACACGAAGCACATTGGCGACGTCGACGAGTTCGAGGAGGACACCGACTTGCAGATACCCAGAGGCGGAAATGCGTGGCTGCTCAAGGTCTCTGAGGACATGTGGAAGACGTGGAGCGAGATCCACAAGAATGCAGCAGAAGGGGAACAGGTCACTGTGGGCCATCTCCGTGTGTTCCATGCACCGCAGAAGAATGGGAAGCAAAAGATCCAAATTCGCCTGGACGATGCCTTGCCGCAGCAGAAGTCGATACCCAAGATGTACAATCTGGACCTGAAGAGCGATCGTTACAACAACACAGTCATCTTCTCCGAGAAGGATCTTCCAGGTCACAACAGCAATGTCCGTCCGAACCGCCCACCACCAGGTCAGCGACCCGGCGGCATCAACAAGTTTGATCGCTACAACAACCAGCAACCGCGCAAGCCTGGCTCTTACCGAACAGCGATTCCGAAACAAACTGCACTGGCGCCCAAGGTCGTTAATGAGGCCGACATGCATCCGGTGGAGGACAAGACCAGTCTGGACCATTTCGCGAAGACATATCAAGCCGCCCTACACGCCGGCAAGAAGACTCAAATCGTCACAGACGCACGCATCAAACATCCCGGTACAGATCGCGACTCTTTCAAATTCGGCACTCTCACCTCGAAAGTGGGTGCTGGCAACAGGAAGAAGCCAGTCAAGGAGAAGGCCGTTCGTATGGAGAAGGCTGCCTTACTCGACGCGCTCAAGAACTGCTTTAAGGAGTACTCGTACTGGTCTCTCAAGGCCTTGCGCCAGAGACTACGGCAGCCGGAAGCTTACATCAAAGAGACTTTGGACGATATCGCTACGCTTATGAGGCAAGGAGACTTTGTGCAGACGTACAAGCTCAAGCCTGAGTATCGCGCACTgttggacgaagaaggcgtggTCGTCAAGGAAGAGTCAGCTgcggcgaagatggagacgACGGACGAGGGCACGGGCGACGAgatggatgaggatgaggagtttGAGGATGTGAAGATGGAGTAGTGGGCAAGGCGGCGCATGAAGGTGTCAGAAGCGCGCGTCGTCCGAGAGACGCCAGTTGAGATTGATTCGGCCATGGAGACAGGCTGTGATGAATTGCATTGAAAAGCACCAGCGTGCTACGAGTATTAGAATGTAACAGTAGGTCAAATCGCGCTCTGCGCCAATATTGACATgatcgagcttcttcttccaagATCATGTTCCTTGCTGATGTGCCAGCAGTCGCTCACGTGAGCTGGGTTCGATACTGACTTTGCATGTCCATACTCTGGTCAGGCGAGTGGCCTCAGCCAGCTTTCGTACTGAAAAGATTGTCAGAACCAACTATTTTCGAGCAAAGGCATGTCAACTGCACTGGTTCCAGTCTACTTTCCTCGACGTCCGGTATCCTATCGTCTCGCCGCAAAGTCAGCGTGAAGTGGCCTCAAAAATAATTTGGTTCTCAAGCCACCACGTATCCCTCAGAAAAAATATTAAATTTTTGAGGACGAATATGCAGAgcgagaatatattctacaaCCCTGCCACCTCTCTGCACTCCCTTTTCATTCGATCACAGATACGCTGACTACACTCGCTCGTGATCAAAAAGCTTTTGAGAACAAGAACGACAACTCCTTACAACCAGCTAAAGATCTCAAGCACGCAGCAACGAACCAAACCCACCAGCTATCACTCCGAGACGAAAAGGACGCATCTCACAACCCAACAAAGCGCGCGAGAGAGGAATCTTCGGACACAATCGACAGGACCTCTCCTCGCCTCTCTCCTCCGCCAAGAGCAAGATCCAAGATGTCTGTCCCGCGCTCCCACCCCTCTCAAACCTGTCTCCGCTCTCTCTGTCACCACTCCTCCATCTCGCATCTCATGTACAAAAAAGCCGAAATCAGAGAGCATCTCAAGAAGATGGAAGAGATGATGAGTGAGTTGGAAATCCGCGGCTGGGAACCAAAAGAAAATGTGGAGTTGAAGGATTTGGCTTTTTTGCCGGAGAGTCGGGTTGTGGAGATTTATGAGAGGGTGGATGCGTTTGTGAAGAGTGTTACTCTTCTtgatgggaagaagaagactgcgTCGCTCCGGGGTGAGAAGGGGGCCCGTGGTGCGAAAGGGTGGAAAGGGAGGATTTTGGGGAGAGTTTTtgtgaggaaggagaagaagaaggccgacgctctccagaagaaggcggctTCTGAGCCAACGAGGGTGGCGAAGCCGAAACCGATCAGGTACTGTCATGAGACGAGACAGGTCTCGCAGGACGCGATCGATTTGGCGGGGTTGAGAGTGAGGTTGGTGTGCTTGGAGAAGCGGTACGACGAGAAGAGGATGGAGAAGTGGCCGGAGGCCACGATTTTGGTTGAGCAGAGGTTTTGTAGGGAGATGCCACTCCTTGACGACGTCGAGCCAAACCGTGACTCTGGGGTGGAAATGGGGGCTGAGGCGGCTGGTAGGCCTGAGGGCGAGAGTCCTGGGGAGTCGACATCAGCGAGACAGGATGAGGTCGAGGCCGACGTGCCGCCTCTCTTTTGCGTTCAGCTATACGATGCTCCCTGGAGTGACGACGAAGCCTGAAAGGATAGCGTACGATAGACGGAGACAATCGGAATAGTATCGCGACTCCATTTCATAGTATCGTCCAAAGTCTTAACATCGGCTGACACGTTGGCATGGCTCATGTACCTTTTTCTGAGATGCTGAACGGAATATGCCGTGGTCGACGGTCCCTTCATTGGCCGTTAGCATTGCTATCGTGACTTACGGTCTAGTCGCTCAGGAGATGGTGCCTGGGTTCAGGGTAGCAGGTAAGCTTTTTGATAAACTGTATAAGCGAACGGATTCGTGAGGTTCTAGCAGTGAGTACCTTGAGCAATTTTCGTCACCTTAGCTCTCCGCTACGTGACTATGATGTCTGCGCATCGATGTGGCGAAGCCATGTTCTAGCGGAGCAGGGGAATTCCGGAGACATGAGGTAGCGCAGACGCAGTGAATGTGGAACACGTGCATCGCTCTGAGAGCAGAAGACGTTCGTCGGTGACGAAGGTCGCTCGAAGGCCTCCggtctcgcagcagcattATCCGAGACAGTGCGGACGATACGGATACTGTAGTAGGCAGAGAAGACCTAAGTGTCGCTGTGCCATAGGCTTTTCCTGGTAGCCGTCACACGCTTCCAGCGCGCTATGTTGATCATGCCCAGCCGGTTTCAGGGTATGCAGTGAAGCCAATGCCAGAGCTAGAAACTAGGTCTCTCCGGGATGATCATCCGAAGCTCCCGTTTGGTTGCTGCTTCGTCGTGGTATGAGACTGGAGAGGAGCTGTCTGAGACAGTAGGAGCTCATGATAGTGAGGTTGCAATACGGCCGCAAGAGGAgtacgaggaggaggagcttgGCACAACggctgtggtggtggagagagATATCGTGGCAGTCGCGATCTGGGCTTCGCCGGCGGACTATGTCGCCGATGGCAATGCAGACGGACAAAAGGACAACGCGACAATCGGTGCGTGTATAAGCTTGCAGAAGGGCGAGGTGATGGGAAGCAAGAACAGGCGATGCGCGTGTCCAATGTCCAAAGCAAGTGCCAAGTGACGACAgacgcgcagcagcaggaggcagCGCAGGCCCAATTCCCCGAAGTTTACGAAGTTTACAACCAACCTTAATCGCGGCTATAAGAAACCGGGCACGGTTTCCCCTTCACCATCACATCGAGGAGCGAGTGTGCTTGCCCGCGTCGTCGTGCAGACGTTCTGCACTTCTCACGAACAGCGCATGGTGCTGGCACAACGCGACATTGATATCGTCCGGAGCAGATTCGCCGACGGTGCTGGCCCCACTAGCCGAAGACCGGCTGTTCGGGCCTTGTCTCAGGCTTTCGGAGAGGTGTGCGAGCCAACGACGCTTGCGTGAACCGATCATCGGCACTCGAACAACCGCAGTCGGCAAACTCTCGTCGCtcgcaggcaggcaggcaggcaggcaggcacgcCGTCACGCCAACAACAGCTGAGCATCACGtcgcgccagcagcaccgcCCACCGCGCCGCCATGGAGTCCGCACTGCAGCAGCCCCCGTCGCCGGATGATGTCGACGCTGCAGCGTCGCAAAGTATCGCGACTCCAGACGGGCAACTCAAGCGGAAGAGGCAGCCCCGAAACAGTGCCTGCCAAGCATGTGCTGCGCTCAAGGTATGCACCATCCACCGTATGCGTCGCGACAGAGGACCGCCCCAGCCTGATTCGTCAACAGATGAAATGTATCGCGACGCCCACTGGTCGATGCGAGAGGTGAGTTCTTCGATACATGTTCTGTGCGTGCGTAATCGAGCAAAGCTTCGTCGACCTTTGAGTTCCAACCACAACATGACCCCATCACCGCCGACAGCAGGGGCACTGCATACTGCCAATTGCAGCGCTCACTCGCTCGCCAACGCCGAGATCGATCCTGTACCACATGGTCCCAAAGTCTCTGTCTTGGCCGAAAGTGGTGCGCCATGCTCCTCTGCCCACCATGCACAATCCCTTCACCGACCACTTCTGCCATATTGCCTTTCGATCTGCTCGATCCGCCTATGAGACTTCATGCTGATCACGATGGACCAGGTGCCATCGCATGGAACGAGAATGCATCCCCGCCGTTCCCAAAGCACGAAAGCGCCGCACTGCCAGTAACGTCGGCGAGTCAGAGGGCATTCCATTGGGAGAGTTTGCAGGtccttcagcttcgcacTCAGGCCCACCGCCCAAGTTCGACCTACCTGCGGGGAATCATCCCGAATATCAGGCTGATCGCAGCAACCTCCTATCGCGGCATGACCTTTCACACAACGACAGCAAATCCTTCATTGCACTATTCGCGCGGGGCCTCGGAAACAGTGCTGTGAGTCAATATCGAAAGTATCCGATGCGTGTTGATAAGACACTGACACATTTCACAGGCATGTGAAGAGTTGCTCCGCGGCGTCGACTACAACTTTGTGCATAAAGCCTTCACCATCTATGCACAGTTGACACCATATTTTCCATTCGTCGAACTTCGGCCTGGGGCAGACATTATTCGCATGGTCGCGAGTCGACCAGTCTTGACCCTTGCCATTTGCACAGTATCGTCTGGGGCACATCTTGAGCTGCAGGATCGTCTGACTCAGGCATTTCGTTATGCCTTGTCTTCCAAGGTTCTGTTAGGAGGGGAGCGGAGCATGGACGTACTCACCGGTCTTCTTGTTTTTCTGGCATGGTATCACCAGTATAGGTCTCAGCACCAGTTCTACCAACAGCTCTCACTTTTGGCGGGGATAGCGGCAGACCTGGGGCTATACAACAGATCTTACCTGCCTCCAGAGGACCCATCGAGCAACTTAGAGCGCGACCGGGCGTTTGTCGGTTGCTATTATCTCTGCGCCAATCTGTCAGCTATTGGTTTTGACAGGCCGAATCCCATGCGATGGACGAATCATCTTCGAGCTTGTGCAGAGAGCGCTGCTGCGGCAGGCGGTATGCCATCCGACAGGGCTCTGGTAGCCGTCCTGGAGCTGTCTTGCGCCATCGATGAAATGGAGGATGGCCTCCGACAAGCCACTGATGGTCGGGATCCGATATCGCCACAGGTGATAGATGGCTACACAAGAGCAGCAAGTCAGCGACTCAAAGCTTTGAAGCGAGAGTTTCCATCACTAGGTGGCACCCTAGGATTCGCAGCATCAAGCATTCACATTTATCAGCGGCAACTGCGAGCTGGCCCTAGTCCGGAGTCATCAATGCTCATACAATGCGCTTGCAGCGTAAAGGAATATGTGGACGAACTCCTGGCCCGACCTCCTGCGACGCTGCATCAGATGTCGTCTGTTGACTGGGCAAGCATGCTGGAAACATTAGTTCTCATGTCGCGCGTATTCCGGCCGCTGCCAAGTGCTGGTGGGTGGGAGGCAGGTGCACTTACCTCGATGCTGCAACGAGATCTGGCTCTCGAATCTGTTATCGCACACATGGAGAATGCACCCCAAGCTGACCCATTGGCGCCACGGCATGAGTCTTTACTGCTCACCTTCCGTAACCTGTGCGAAGCGATCAAACGcggttctgctgctggcggggGACCTGCAGGACAACGTGCACAGCTCAGCTATTTCGGCAGCGGTGTACTGGAGCCAGCTTTCTGGGACAATCTCGCCGGTGTGTCGTGACAGCCAGACAGTGTTGCGTGTTCCAGAGACGATTGGACTTCCCGGCGGCTCCCGCAGACCGCTGCCGGCTCCTAGCCAACTCGCCGGCAACACGACTACTGGGCCGAACACGATGCAGAAATGCCGTGGGCAGCACATGTGACTGTGCAAAGCTGTCATATGGAGTATACGCACGACAGTGATTGAAGAGTTCGTTGTTGAATATGCAATCTTTGCTACGACCCAGAGTCGGTACAGCATTGACTCAAAACAGTAATGAAACTCCACGTTAACCACTCTGTTTCCTCACCTGGGGTACGGAGATCGACGCCAAAGATTCCGAGTCGAGGACTGGTCGCGGATCCCGGACCGACCGTTGCTGAAACCGGGGGAACATGCTCAGATAACAAATTAAACGTTGACAGCGATTGGAGATCAAATGTCAGCACTCAAAGATACTGGGGTGAATGATGGCATCATTGGCATACGTATGCAGCTTTGAGCACGTCGTGCGCaccagcctgctgctgctgttgtccaaTGCCCAACGCATCGAGCACGTGCATGCAGCAAATATCAGGTTGTGCGTAGATCGTCTGATCTGATTCACAATCACGCAGACCGGAATTCGCATCTCACTGCACTAATAAACGTGTAGCTGGAATTACGCTGAAGACGCCGAGAAATATTAAGCTTCTCTCACGAACCATTTTCACATGCTTGAGGCCGACTAAAACGGAAAGGCTGCGCGTCGTCTTTCACGCCCGTTCTCCTTAAGCAAGGTTTAGGTACGAATGCAAACGTCTAAATTCGAGATCCCTGGTCGGCGTTTTTCGGGCACCCTTGACTATGGGCCAGGTTGACGTGTTGCCTACCTATCAATTCAGGATAAACGCTCTCTCCGTGCGCGGTTGCTCATACAGGTAGGCGCCGCAGCAATCAGCAGCTTGCTTTCTCAACGTGTgcccacttcacttcagtcTGTTCAACAACACACTTTCTCTCGCTCTTGGCTGGCCATATGCGATGAATAACGACGAGCATCATCACAGATTCGCAAATAGCACGAGCCAGCTGCCTCTTTACCAGATCACGACATCTGACACATCATACGGAAGGAAAGCTTCGCGAAGTCCTTCGCCCGCTTCAACTATGAGGAGCGATATCAAGGCTCAGTCGCCGCATTATGATAAACGAGAAGATGAGAGTCCTTCTGGGGACAAGACCGCTTCACTTGTACGACAACAACGTGAAGTTTCGAATCTGGAACTCTTTTACGACCTTTTCTTTACGGCGAATTTGACGGTTTTTACTGCGGTGCATGAGGTTAGGGATTCGGAGACGCTGAAGCAGTACGTGGGGTTCTTTTGCATGTGAGTACTTCTTCCTCGTTCGAGGTGGTGTGGGAGGGCTTTGAGAGGGAGGGTCTGGGACTGGACTGACTGACTTTGATGACAGATTGTGGTTCACTTGGTATCAAGTTAGTCTATATGATGTTCGTTTTGCATCCGACTCGCTGTTTGAGCGAATTGCCAAAGCTGTGCAGTTTTTGGTTATGATTGGGTTTGCGGTCGTGGGGCCCAAGTATAATGTGGGTGGTGCGAAGGAACAAgctgaagatgatgctgAGGGGACGACTTCAGAGGGGTATTTCGTGAGTTCAGAGATACTCTTGCTATACTGTCGTTGCTTGCTGACGTGGCTTCTAGAAATCTTTGTCGATATACCTCATGATCAGCCGGATGATGTTAGTGTTCCAGTACATTCAATACATCTGGCTCAATCGACGGAATAAGCAAGCATATTTGCCCATATCGCTCATCACTGCGACTTATTTCGTTGCTGCTATGGCCTATTTTGGATTGATCTGGACTTTTCGGAGCGTCGAAGAGGAACATCATACCTACAGAGCTTGGTACGctatcgccatcatcgagacTGTCATCGCCACGACCATCTCGTCTGTCTGGCGAAATATCAGCTTCAAGGGCACGCACCTGGTGCAGCGCATGTCACTCTTGACCCTAATCATCCTCGGCGAAGGGGTCATCGCTCTGGCGACAAAATCTCAACGCATCGTGCAATCGGAAGGTGCTCTGGAGTTCACTGCATCGACTGTCGCAAACATCTTCTGCGCAGTCCTGATCCTCTACTTCATCTACATGCTCTACTTCGACGCCCTAGTCGAAGACGAACACATTGGTACAATAATCCAACAAGTCTGGTCAATCCTGCACTTCCCCCTCCACGTCGCCCTCGTCCTCAGCGTCGAAGGCCTCGCCCAATGCATAACCTGGCGCGCCGCCGTCGTCCGCGGCAACATCTTCACAAACCAATACATGCAATGGCAATCCATGGTCAACGAAGGCGCCTACTCCGAAGTCGGCCTCCAAGTCAACGAAACAGCCCACTACCTCATCTACCGCGGCCTCCTCACCTCCCGCGACCTCTCCGAAACCCTCGAAATGCTCTCATACGACCTCAACAACGCGGCAAACGCCTCCGCCATCATCTCCAACGGCAACGAACACCCTTCCCTCGCGAAAGACGCCTTGTATTGGATTTATTTCACCCTCTACAAAACAATCTACAACATCGCCGGTTTCGACTCCCCGGTTCAACGCACAAGTCTCGAATCCGCCTTATCCCCCTCTCCCGCAAACGAAACCAACCCTTCAGGCGTCGACTCCGAAAAAGTCGATTTCGGCTCCCTTTCGACTTTCACAGACGTCCTCCAATCTACTCAAACCACAGCTGGAGTTTTCAACCTCACTTACGTATACTTCTTCACCTCTATCGGCTTAGTCATTATCCTATGTATGTTAGTCACATACCTCTCGAATCACCGGCTCTTACTCCAAAAACGGCTTTCAGGAGAATTGGAGAGTAGGAAATGGGAGTTTTTGAAATTGGGATTTGGGGCGCTGATTGGTGTGGGGTTGTGTTGTACGAGTTTTGCGAATTTGGGGAATCCGAGGGGTGGGGGGTTTGTTTTTAGTCCGTGGGTTGTGCCGACTGTTATGTTGGGGTTgctggttgtggttgttgtgaGGGGGTGGAAGACTGGGAAGGGGGAGAGGTGGGGGTTTGGGAGGATGGGGAGTGTTTCGGGGCAAGGGGGACGAGGGCCAGATGGCCAGAGGGAAAGGGAGGGGGATGAGGTGGAGTTGGTAGAGAGGAGGGACGGGGATGGGAGGGGAAGAGCAAGTGGGAGAGTGTAGATATAGATGGAAGGTTGGGGGAAtaatagatatctagatGGTAGAGGGATGGGTAACGAGATCATGAGTATTGCGAATGCTGGCATTCGTGTTTTGAAAGGATTCTATTTCGTCTGGTACTTCGCTTGGCTCTCTGCTGCGAGCAATGTAGTGGTCATCATACCAGACCCAACTTGATCTTCCGCTTACCAGTACTCTCCTCCGCTTCATCGCTgatcttcaccttcaccttcTGGAACAGCTCAACCTTTGTTCCGGCTCTGCTTCCCTCCTTGATCTCCAACGAGTACTCTTCAGCATCAAACACACTTTCAGGCTCCCTTTCGCCACCCAGCTGCTCACCACCCAAGTCTCTCAACCTGACAAGACCTTCAATACCAAATCTTGGTACAAAAACCACGAATCCGTTGCTGAAGATCCGCATCACAAATCCGTCTTCGTCCATCACACGACCCTTCAGCGCTTGTCCAACGTAGTATTCTACACTGGCGCGGCCCGCCATCTGTGCATTACGATGTCTGACGTTGATATTCTTGCACACTCCTTCAATCTTATGTTTCGACTGCAACGATGAGTCGAGAGGCTCGTACTCAATAGCAGCAGCCAACTGTCGATGTGCTTCCAGATCTGCATATCGTCGAATCGGACTTGTAAAATGTGTATAGATCTCTGACGCGAGACCATAGTGTCGGAACTCTGGGTAAGATTGTGTGCCGGAGCAGAAGTATTCGGCGGACATCATGCATCGCGTAGCGAGGATACGTACGAGCGTGTTAAAGAAAGGTTCTTGAGGATCCGTGCAGGTATCAAGACTGTCGGCGAGGGCTTTGGAAGAGTCCGAGCGAAGTTCCatgttcttcttcacttTGAGCTGATTGCTTAGTTCTTCGAAGTTAGTCTTTGGAGGAGCAGCGTGGCGGCGGAGTAGAGCAGTCTGTGGAAAGGCGGAATAGTTCTTGCCAGCAACGGAGATGTTGGCGAGCAACATGAATTCTTCGACGAGCTGATTGGTGTCCAGTAGTTGTTTGGTCTTCACATCGACAGGATCGGAAGTCTCGCTCTCTGTTTCCACTCGAACTTCAGGTGAGGCGAGGTTCAGTGCACCAGCTGCCATGCGCTTCGCTCGCAGCTTCTTTGACAAGTACATGAGATGGCGCATGCCTTGTGTTAGCTCGTCCTGCTGCGATTGATCGTCTATGCGAAGCTGTGCACGTTCGTAGCTGAAGGCCTCTCGAGATTTGATGACGCTCTTGGTGAAGTCGACCTTGACGATATCGGCATTCTGATCCAGTTCCCATAACACGCTGAACGCGTACCGCTCGACGTATGGCTTGAGTGAGCACAAGTCGGTACCGAGGAGCATAGGCAACATGTCAATACGCTTGTCCACCAGGTAGACTGTCGTACCGCGTAGAGCGGCCTCCTTGTCCATGGCATTGTTTGGCTTGACGAAGTGTGAGACGTCAGCAATATGCACCCC from Cercospora beticola chromosome 1, complete sequence encodes:
- a CDS encoding uncharacterized protein (antiSMASH:Cluster_4) — protein: MGQVDVLPTYQFRINALSVRGCSYRFANSTSQLPLYQITTSDTSYGRKASRSPSPASTMRSDIKAQSPHYDKREDESPSGDKTASLVRQQREVSNLELFYDLFFTANLTVFTAVHEVRDSETLKQYVGFFCILWFTWYQVSLYDVRFASDSLFERIAKAVQFLVMIGFAVVGPKYNVGGAKEQAEDDAEGTTSEGYFKSLSIYLMISRMMLVFQYIQYIWLNRRNKQAYLPISLITATYFVAAMAYFGLIWTFRSVEEEHHTYRAWYAIAIIETVIATTISSVWRNISFKGTHLVQRMSLLTLIILGEGVIALATKSQRIVQSEGALEFTASTVANIFCAVLILYFIYMLYFDALVEDEHIGTIIQQVWSILHFPLHVALVLSVEGLAQCITWRAAVVRGNIFTNQYMQWQSMVNEGAYSEVGLQVNETAHYLIYRGLLTSRDLSETLEMLSYDLNNAANASAIISNGNEHPSLAKDALYWIYFTLYKTIYNIAGFDSPVQRTSLESALSPSPANETNPSGVDSEKVDFGSLSTFTDVLQSTQTTAGVFNLTYVYFFTSIGLVIILCMLVTYLSNHRLLLQKRLSGELESRKWEFLKLGFGALIGVGLCCTSFANLGNPRGGGFVFSPWVVPTVMLGLLVVVVVRGWKTGKGERWGFGRMGSVSGQGGRGPDGQREREGDEVELVERRDGDGRGRASGRV